The bacterium genome window below encodes:
- a CDS encoding ORF6N domain-containing protein, giving the protein MSETQSTLSVESIDRKILFLRGQKVMLDADLAALYGVPTKRLNEQIRRNPKRFPADFMFQLNIQEVTNLRSQIATSKYWGGRRFRPYAFTEQGVAMLSSVLNSERAIEVNVEIMRAFVRLRQLLSSNKELSRRLDELEKKYDHQFKVVFDAIREMMTPPPSGRRKIGFAND; this is encoded by the coding sequence ATGTCGGAAACCCAATCGACCCTCTCTGTAGAATCCATCGATCGCAAGATCCTGTTCCTGCGGGGGCAGAAGGTGATGCTGGATGCGGATCTTGCTGCCTTGTACGGCGTCCCCACCAAGCGTCTCAATGAGCAGATTCGCAGGAACCCCAAACGATTCCCAGCCGACTTCATGTTTCAACTGAATATTCAAGAGGTTACAAACTTGAGGTCGCAAATTGCGACCTCAAAATACTGGGGCGGTCGTCGATTTCGACCCTATGCATTTACCGAACAAGGGGTAGCAATGCTCTCTAGTGTATTGAATAGCGAGCGAGCCATAGAGGTTAATGTGGAAATCATGCGGGCCTTCGTTCGGCTCCGGCAACTTTTATCCTCCAATAAGGAGCTCTCCCGACGCCTCGACGAGCTGGAAAAGAAATACGACCACCAGTTCAAGGTCGTCTTCGATGCCATTCGGGAAATGATGACGCCGCCGCCTTCCGGGCGGCGGAAGATCGGGTTTGCCAACGATTAG
- a CDS encoding YaeQ family protein, with protein sequence MALSSTIYIFDIRLSDGDRQVYETLSLRVARHPSETAEYLLTRVLAYCREFTEGIAFSSGGLSDPDEPTLSVRDLTGALRTWIEIGAPDAARLHKASKSAARVAVYSHKDVASWMGNLAGERIHRAGSIEVYAVDRAWLAAFAAKLERRMAFDLAIAEGTIYATLGEETLTGKIERYEITNAKE encoded by the coding sequence ATGGCCCTCAGCTCCACCATTTACATCTTCGACATCCGCCTCTCCGACGGGGATCGCCAGGTTTACGAAACCCTCTCGCTGCGGGTCGCGCGCCATCCTTCGGAAACCGCGGAATATCTCCTCACGCGCGTGCTCGCGTATTGCCGGGAGTTCACCGAAGGCATCGCCTTCTCCAGCGGAGGCCTCTCCGACCCCGACGAGCCCACGCTCTCGGTGCGCGACCTGACGGGCGCGTTGCGGACCTGGATCGAGATCGGCGCCCCGGACGCGGCCCGTTTGCACAAGGCCAGCAAATCGGCCGCGCGCGTGGCCGTGTATTCGCACAAGGACGTGGCGTCGTGGATGGGGAACCTGGCGGGCGAACGCATCCATCGCGCCGGGTCCATCGAAGTCTACGCCGTGGACCGCGCCTGGCTCGCCGCTTTTGCGGCAAAACTCGAACGGCGCATGGCGTTCGACCTGGCGATCGCCGAGGGCACGATTTACGCCACTTTGGGTGAAGAAACATTGACCGGAAAGATAGAGCGGTATGAGATCACGAATGCGAAGGAATGA
- a CDS encoding lipase maturation factor family protein codes for MIFTRAVFSRLLALVYFIAFLSLWLQLDGLIGSGGVLPASQLMQAAAAKIPWRADLLPTVFWFSTSDRFLHFVCGGGILLSVIAIAGFAEPLVFLLLWAFYLSLVTVSGEFLSFQWDNLLLETGFLAIFFAPFRWREKLSNVPPPSGVMVWLLRWLLFRLMLQSGLVKILSGDLAWASFTALTYHYETQPLPTWIGWYAHQLPAWFHMASEGVMFAIELAVPFFIFLTRRFRIAAFWAFVVFQGLIAATGNYGFFNLLTCVLCVVLLDDECLGFLARRERKEKRAERETSLSEPRASRAVRTPQPSRLPLVFFIPLAVFIVALSGAEWAARVFGAGWMPGPARGVLAAVAPFRSVNTYGLFAVMTTERAEVVVEGSMDGVTWLPYEFKWKPGDVTRRPGFVEPRQPRLDWQMWFAALGTCERNPWFTNFLYRLLQGSPPVLELLETNPFPDKPPLYVRSVLYDYRFTDPETKAVDGAWWRRGLKGEYCPVVSLPR; via the coding sequence GTGATTTTCACCCGCGCCGTCTTCTCACGTCTCCTCGCCCTCGTCTACTTCATCGCCTTTCTCTCCCTGTGGCTGCAGCTGGACGGCCTCATCGGCTCCGGCGGCGTCCTGCCCGCCTCCCAGTTGATGCAGGCGGCGGCCGCGAAGATCCCGTGGCGCGCCGACCTCCTCCCCACGGTCTTCTGGTTCTCCACCAGCGACCGCTTTCTGCACTTCGTCTGCGGCGGGGGGATCCTCCTGTCCGTGATCGCCATCGCGGGGTTCGCGGAGCCCCTCGTCTTCCTCCTCCTGTGGGCCTTCTACCTCTCGCTCGTGACCGTCTCGGGCGAGTTCCTTTCCTTTCAATGGGACAACCTCCTCCTCGAAACGGGATTTCTGGCCATCTTCTTCGCGCCCTTCCGGTGGCGCGAGAAACTCTCGAACGTCCCGCCTCCGTCGGGCGTGATGGTCTGGCTCCTCCGCTGGCTCCTCTTCCGGCTCATGCTCCAGTCGGGCCTGGTGAAGATCCTCTCCGGCGACCTGGCCTGGGCCTCCTTCACGGCGCTCACCTACCACTATGAGACCCAGCCCCTGCCGACGTGGATCGGGTGGTACGCCCACCAGCTCCCGGCCTGGTTTCACATGGCCTCGGAGGGCGTCATGTTCGCGATCGAACTCGCCGTGCCGTTTTTTATCTTTCTCACGCGCCGGTTCCGGATCGCCGCGTTCTGGGCCTTCGTCGTCTTCCAGGGGCTCATCGCCGCCACGGGGAACTACGGCTTTTTCAATCTCCTGACCTGCGTCCTCTGCGTCGTTCTGCTCGACGACGAGTGCCTCGGTTTTCTCGCGCGGAGGGAGAGGAAGGAGAAGAGGGCGGAGAGGGAGACCTCGCTCAGCGAGCCCCGGGCCTCGCGGGCGGTGCGGACGCCCCAGCCCTCGCGCCTGCCCCTCGTCTTTTTCATCCCCCTGGCGGTCTTCATCGTGGCGTTAAGCGGGGCGGAATGGGCCGCGCGGGTCTTCGGGGCCGGGTGGATGCCGGGGCCCGCCCGCGGTGTCCTGGCCGCGGTCGCCCCGTTCCGGTCGGTCAACACCTACGGCCTCTTCGCCGTCATGACGACGGAGCGCGCGGAGGTCGTCGTGGAGGGGAGCATGGACGGCGTCACGTGGCTCCCGTACGAGTTCAAGTGGAAGCCGGGCGACGTGACGCGGAGGCCCGGCTTCGTCGAGCCCCGTCAGCCGAGGCTCGACTGGCAGATGTGGTTCGCGGCCCTCGGCACCTGCGAGCGGAACCCCTGGTTCACGAACTTCCTCTACCGCCTGCTGCAAGGCTCGCCGCCGGTCTTGGAGCTCCTGGAGACGAACCCCTTCCCGGACAAGCCCCCGCTCTACGTCCGGTCCGTCCTCTACGACTACCGGTTCACGGACCCGGAGACGAAGGCCGTGGACGGGGCCTGGTGGAGGAGGGGGCTCAAAGGGGAGTATTGCCCGGTGGTGTCGCTCCCGCGATAA
- a CDS encoding TonB-dependent receptor has protein sequence MKITVGYFTGKILAPLAICGLLAEPAMAEEQSLGEIEIRAGAETRAGTGAAAAYDSAAFTSVITARDLEGRRTNLSEVLEEQAGVQVKRRGGLDDFATVSIRGSTSEQVAVYVDGIPLGQGQGGSVNVASIPTDQIERIEVYKGAAPARFQTSAIGGVVNIVTKKAGRGRETRLSASYGSFNTIEGTLLQSQRFERTAYQAGYTYTRSSGDFTFESDNGTPFNPDDDRVEKRRNNEFARHNLLTKFDWRNFSFNNQFFREDRGIPGLGTLTSETADLSTTRNAFSVEIRSVGAQLIAPLQISLIPFFQYQKQQFTDRDGDIGLGTQDNDNDTFQYGSSILAETPAGRHQRLTATLDYRGEQFLPEDFARTPSSQPHSVRNTASFGLEDEIYLWDERLILNPSVRTEHIFDTQAGAPSTAHHPVSGKVGVKVQPWGGDGIAVFKTNFSRGFRIPSFSELFGDRGTFVGNPSLEPEKSLNWDIGGIFRIAPVRLEISYYLNHIDDLIQLVQTSQFTVQAQNLTKARIQGAEATVSATLFDHLDLAADYTFQWAKDVSGLPGLDGNFLPGRPRHEASAKAAYFTDWSRVFTDVTFQDGNFLDTQNVLRVDHRVLLGAGFSITYPKRLTWGFEGKNLLNDRIEDVVGFPLPGRSFFGKVELKI, from the coding sequence GTGAAAATCACGGTGGGTTATTTTACGGGAAAAATACTGGCGCCACTAGCGATTTGCGGGCTGCTGGCGGAACCGGCCATGGCCGAAGAACAATCGCTCGGGGAGATCGAGATCCGCGCGGGGGCCGAGACCCGGGCGGGGACGGGCGCGGCCGCCGCCTACGACTCGGCCGCGTTCACCAGCGTCATCACCGCCAGGGACCTGGAGGGCCGCAGGACGAACCTCTCCGAGGTCCTGGAGGAGCAGGCCGGGGTCCAGGTCAAGCGCCGCGGGGGCCTGGACGACTTCGCCACCGTCTCCATCCGGGGCTCCACCTCCGAGCAGGTCGCGGTCTACGTGGACGGCATCCCGCTCGGCCAGGGCCAGGGCGGGTCGGTGAACGTCGCGTCCATCCCCACCGATCAGATCGAGAGGATCGAGGTCTACAAGGGGGCGGCGCCCGCGCGCTTTCAGACGAGCGCCATCGGCGGCGTCGTCAACATCGTCACGAAGAAGGCGGGGCGCGGAAGGGAGACGCGCCTCAGCGCCTCTTATGGATCGTTCAACACGATCGAGGGCACCCTGCTCCAATCCCAGCGTTTTGAGAGGACTGCCTATCAAGCCGGATACACGTACACGCGCAGCTCCGGCGACTTTACCTTCGAGAGCGACAACGGCACGCCGTTCAATCCGGACGACGATCGGGTCGAGAAGCGGCGGAACAACGAATTCGCGCGGCACAACCTGCTGACGAAATTCGATTGGAGGAATTTCTCCTTCAACAACCAATTCTTCCGCGAGGACCGCGGGATCCCGGGCCTGGGCACCCTCACGTCGGAGACGGCCGATCTCTCGACGACGCGGAACGCCTTTTCGGTGGAGATCCGCAGCGTAGGGGCGCAATTAATTGCGCCCCTACAAATATCCCTCATCCCCTTTTTTCAGTACCAGAAGCAGCAATTCACGGACCGGGACGGCGACATCGGCCTGGGCACGCAGGACAACGACAACGACACGTTCCAATACGGCTCGTCCATCCTCGCCGAAACGCCGGCCGGCCGCCATCAACGGCTGACGGCCACGCTCGACTACCGCGGCGAGCAGTTCCTGCCCGAAGACTTTGCGCGAACGCCGTCGTCGCAGCCTCACAGCGTCCGCAACACCGCCAGCTTCGGGTTGGAGGACGAGATCTATCTCTGGGACGAGAGGCTGATCCTCAATCCCTCGGTGCGCACGGAGCATATCTTCGACACCCAGGCCGGCGCGCCGTCCACGGCGCATCATCCGGTCAGCGGCAAGGTCGGCGTGAAGGTCCAGCCCTGGGGCGGCGACGGCATCGCCGTCTTCAAAACGAATTTTTCGCGGGGGTTCCGCATCCCGAGTTTTTCGGAGCTCTTCGGCGACCGCGGCACGTTCGTCGGAAATCCGTCGCTGGAACCCGAGAAGAGTTTGAACTGGGATATCGGCGGGATCTTCCGGATCGCGCCCGTGCGCCTCGAAATCTCCTACTACCTGAACCACATCGACGACCTGATCCAGTTGGTCCAGACCTCCCAATTCACGGTCCAGGCCCAGAACCTGACCAAGGCCCGCATCCAGGGCGCGGAGGCGACGGTCTCGGCGACGCTCTTCGATCACCTCGATCTCGCCGCCGACTATACCTTTCAGTGGGCCAAGGACGTGAGCGGCCTTCCGGGGCTCGACGGCAACTTCCTTCCCGGACGCCCCCGCCACGAGGCGAGCGCCAAGGCGGCCTATTTTACGGATTGGAGCCGCGTGTTCACCGACGTCACCTTTCAGGACGGAAACTTTCTGGACACCCAGAACGTCCTCCGCGTCGACCACCGCGTCCTCCTGGGCGCCGGTTTTTCCATCACCTACCCCAAGCGGCTGACCTGGGGCTTCGAGGGCAAGAACCTCTTGAACGACCGCATCGAGGACGTGGTCGGCTTCCCCCTGCCCGGACGGAGTTTTTTCGGGAAGGTCGAGCTGAAGATCTGA